Sequence from the Deinococcus sedimenti genome:
CGGGTCGGTCAGTCGGGCCTGCGCCTGCGCCACCAGCCCCCGGAACCGCAGGTAGCGCGCGGCGATCAGGTCGCGTTCCGGGTGGGTGTCCAGCCAGTCCTGTCCGTGCCGGAGCAGCTTGTCCACCTCGGCCTCACCCACGTAGTAGTGTTTCTTGCCGTCCAGAACGGGCAGCAGCACGTACAGGTGCCGCAGGGCGTCAGCGACCCGCACGGTGCCGCGCAGCGTCAGCGTGACGTAGGGCCGCTCGCCCCACTCGGGGTACAGGGCGTCCAGGGGAATGGCCTGCACCTCGACCTCGTACCCCAGCGGGCCGAACAGCCGCTCTGGCAGGTCCGTCTGCCCGCGAGCCGCCACGCACGGCAGGGTCAGGGTCAGCGGCAGGGGTCTGGCGGCCAGTTCGGGCCGGTCGCGGCTCTGGCCGGTCATGGCGGTCCCGAACGCGTCGCGCAGCGCCACCGACAGGAAACTGCCGGACGCGTAGGGACGGTCGTTCACGTAGGGTTCCAGCGTGCCGGACTCGCCGCCCGCAGGGGCGCGGGACAGCGCGACCGGGTCCACCTCGACGAGCAGCGCGGCGGTGGTGCGCTCCGGGGTGGCCTCCGGGTAGAACACCAGGGACCGGCCGAACGGCAGGGGGCGTTCCAGGGTGCGGTCTGGATGTTTCATGAGCACGAAGCCCAGGTCGGTGGCCGGCGTGTGGGTGGTGGTGATGGTCAGGAGCATGGCTGGCCCTCCAAGCCAAAGGGGAACGAAGTGGCAGGCAGCGTCATCACAGCCGCACGTCGATTGGGTCGCTTTCCAGCGCCAGGACGCCCAGCACGCACTCGTGCACGCGGCCTTCGGCCCCCTCCGCGAAGCGGTGCAGGCCCTCCAGGCCCAGGCGGAACTCGCGGGACGCGCGGGCCCGCTTGGCGTTCAGGGCGCGGGCCTTCAGGCGGGTCAGGTGTTCGGGGCGGGTGTACTCCGGGCCGTAGATGATCCGCAGGTACTCGCGTCCCCGGACCTTCACGGCGGGCTGTCCCTGCCGCCCGGCTGGGAGGAAGTCCAGTGGTTTGACGACCATGCCCTCGCCGCCTGCGGCTGTCAGGGTGTCCCACCACGCCGTAGCCTGCGCCTCGTCGGGGGTGCCGAGGGTCACGACGCGGTGCGCGGTCCGACCGAAGAGGACCGGGTCGGCGTCGGCCAGGATGCCCAGCGTCGTCAGGTGCCACAGGTGGTCCCGGTCGTCATGCACGCGCCCCTGGGAGGCGAGCAGGTGGAAGGGGCGGATCTGCACGTCCTCCGGGCCGGTCACGCGCCTCACGTACGCGCGGTACGCGTCGCGGTAGCGGTGCAGGTCCCCGGCGCGCTCCTGCGTGCGCGTCAGCCACTCGCCCACCGGCACACCCCGCGCGTGCGCCGCCCGCAGGGCGTCCGCCGCCGCCGGGAGCGCCGCGTTCCCGGCGGCTCCCACGGCGGCGTACTGTCCCCTGATGAGTTCCTCGGCCTTCAGGCTCCAGGGCAGGATCTCGGCGTCCAGCAGCAGCCAGTCGGTCTCCAGGGTGTCCCACAGGCCCGCGCGGGTGGCGGCCTCACGGGCGCGGGTCAGGATGTCCGCCTCCCACTCCGGGCGGAAGAACGGGCGGCCCGTGCGGGTGTACACGCTGCCCTGCCCAGCCGCGCCGAAGCGGCGGGCGGCGGCCTCGTCCCGCGTGAGCACCAGCAGGGCGCGGCTGCCCATGTGTTTCTCCTCGCACACGACCTGCACCGCGCCCTGCGCGCGGAAGTACGCGAAGGCCTCGTCCGGATGCTCCAGGAACTCCGGGCGGGCGCTCGTCTCGACCGGACTCATGGTGGGCGGCAGGTACAGGCACCAGCGGGGGTCCACACCGTATCGGCTGAAGGTCTCGACCGCCGCCGCGCGCTCACCGGCCCGCAGCATCACGCCCCCCACCGAACGGGTCACGATCCGCCCCGGTTTCAGGAACTCGGCCAGATCGAAGGGCGCAGTGGCGGCCGGGTCCGGCGCGGCCTCCAGCGGTCGGGCGGGCGCGGCGTACTGGGCGCGCGCCGGGACGCTGCGGAGTTCCATCTCCGGATAGCGCAGGGCAGTCAGCTGCCCGCCGAACACGCAGCCGGTATCCAGGTCAATGGTGCGGTTCACCCACCGCGCCTGCCCGACCGGGGTATGCCCGTACACCACGTGGGCAGCCCCCTTGTACGCCGCGGCCCAGTCGCGGCGGACCGGCAGGCCCAGTTCGTCGGTGCTGCCGTCCA
This genomic interval carries:
- a CDS encoding 3' terminal RNA ribose 2'-O-methyltransferase Hen1 — translated: MLLTITTTHTPATDLGFVLMKHPDRTLERPLPFGRSLVFYPEATPERTTAALLVEVDPVALSRAPAGGESGTLEPYVNDRPYASGSFLSVALRDAFGTAMTGQSRDRPELAARPLPLTLTLPCVAARGQTDLPERLFGPLGYEVEVQAIPLDALYPEWGERPYVTLTLRGTVRVADALRHLYVLLPVLDGKKHYYVGEAEVDKLLRHGQDWLDTHPERDLIAARYLRFRGLVAQAQARLTDPQPEQDASDAEPTTDTPVPPRVHDARLGAVAALLEQTGARRVLDLGCGEGKLLRRLLRSSQFRELVGVDLSARSLEIAAERLKLDERPELRDRVTLLHGSLAYPDSRLRGFDAAALVEVIEHLEPHRLSALTQNVLGHARPGTLIVTTPNREYNATFEEPLTRRHADHRFEWTRAEFQSWAQAAAEQYGYAVTFHDLGDVHPEYGPITQLALFQQTPVA
- a CDS encoding polynucleotide kinase-phosphatase; its protein translation is MTQIPLPELALVALIGASSSGKSTFAARHFGPFEVLSSDQFRALVSGSEHTLDANEAAFSSLYHVAARRLERGLLTVVDATSVRAEDRRRLVELARAHDVLPVAIVLDLPRSVLDARHEARGDRPFSEAVIGRQQTDLRRGLRGLGREGFRHVWTLRSVDDVNAAQITRVPLYSNRRDLRGPFDFIGDVHGCLPELRDLLTDLGYALDGDQVTPPAGRTAVFVGDLVDRGPDSAGVLRLVMNMVASGAALCVPGNHEEKLKRALDGKQVQALHGLDGTLAQIEAAGPEFCRQVRRFLGGLISHFVLDEGRVVVAHAGLPERYQGRSSARVRSFALYGDVDGSTDELGLPVRRDWAAAYKGAAHVVYGHTPVGQARWVNRTIDLDTGCVFGGQLTALRYPEMELRSVPARAQYAAPARPLEAAPDPAATAPFDLAEFLKPGRIVTRSVGGVMLRAGERAAAVETFSRYGVDPRWCLYLPPTMSPVETSARPEFLEHPDEAFAYFRAQGAVQVVCEEKHMGSRALLVLTRDEAAARRFGAAGQGSVYTRTGRPFFRPEWEADILTRAREAATRAGLWDTLETDWLLLDAEILPWSLKAEELIRGQYAAVGAAGNAALPAAADALRAAHARGVPVGEWLTRTQERAGDLHRYRDAYRAYVRRVTGPEDVQIRPFHLLASQGRVHDDRDHLWHLTTLGILADADPVLFGRTAHRVVTLGTPDEAQATAWWDTLTAAGGEGMVVKPLDFLPAGRQGQPAVKVRGREYLRIIYGPEYTRPEHLTRLKARALNAKRARASREFRLGLEGLHRFAEGAEGRVHECVLGVLALESDPIDVRL